In a genomic window of Gambusia affinis linkage group LG04, SWU_Gaff_1.0, whole genome shotgun sequence:
- the dusp5 gene encoding dual specificity protein phosphatase 5, giving the protein MKVSSIDCRRLKKIIRKECGTCLIVDCRPYFSFTNSSIKGSVNVNLNSLVVRRSRGGPVPLQFVIPDERALFRLREGSISAIVALDDRTSHWQKLKKDSVAQIVINTLSHLASGASICFLKGGYENFYSQYPELCTEVKTIDQSGTETEKRVSSHSEKLSHRKPDYDQGKPVEILPFLYLGSAYHASRQDYLSDLHITALLNVSRRDLHPTRGHYDYKWIPVEDSPMADISSHFQEAIEFIDQVKQSGGKVLVHCEAGISRSPTICMAYIMRTQKLRLNEAFEVIKQRRSVISPNFSFMGQLLQFESEVLSNAPAMAATPEPATPCVTESASFFANDFSATFSTKNFEPSMFTLPTSCLQSPGHHPLKLSPLTALP; this is encoded by the exons ATGAAGGTCTCCAGCATTGACTGCCGGCGTCTTAAGAAGATCATCAGGAAGGAGTGCGGGACCTGTCTCATTGTGGACTGTCGACCCTATTTTTCATTCACGAACTCCAGTATTAAAGGGTCCGTCAACGTGAATCTCAACTCTCTGGTGGTCCGGAGGTCCCGGGGAGGGCCTGTGCCTCTGCAGTTCGTCATCCCGGACGAGAGAGCCCTTTTTCGGCTCCGGGAAGGGAGCATATCGGCTATCGTGGCTCTCGATGACCGGACGTCCCACTGGCAGAAGCTGAAAAAGGACAGTGTAGCACAAATAGTAATAAACACGCTGTCGCATCTAGCGAGCGGGGCAAGCATCTGCTTCTTGAAAG GAGGATACGAAAACTTCTACTCTCAATACCCTGAACTTTGCACTGAGGTGAAAACCATTGACCAGAGCGGAACTGAAACCGAGAAAAGAGTCAGCAGCCACAGCGAGAAGCTTTCTCACCGCAAACCAGATTATGATCAG GGTAAACCCGTAGAGATCCTGCCTTTCCTCTACCTCGGCAGTGCCTACCACGCTTCTAGACAGGACTATCTCAGCGACCTTCACATCACAGCCTTGCTCAACGTGTCGCGTCGGGACCTGCATCCGACCAGGGGCCACTATGACTACAAGTGGATCCCGGTGGAGGATAGCCCCATGGCCGACATTAGCTCACACTTCCAGGAGGCAATAGAATTCATTG ATCAAGTGAAGCAATCAGGAGGGAAGGTACTGGTACACTGCGAAGCAGGCATCTCACGCTCGCCCACCATCTGCATGGCGTACATCATGAGGACCCAGAAACTGAGGCTCAATGAAGCCTTCGAGGTCATCAAGCAGCGGCGCTCCGTCATTTCGCCCAACTTCAGCTTCATGGGCCAGCTGTTGCAGTTCGAGTCCGAGGTCCTGTCCAATGCTCCGGCCATGGCTGCCACGCCCGAACCGGCCACTCCGTGCGTCACAGAGTCAGCCTCGTTTTTTGCCAATGACTTCTCCGCCACTTTCAGCACCAAAAACTTTGAGCCATCCATGTTCACCCTCCCTACCTCTTGCCTGCAGTCCCCAGGACACCACCCGTTGAAACTGAGCCCACTAACTGCACtgccttaa